CATTCTCAGGTATGCGACTGATGCAAGGTTTCAGATTTGTGTacctaaaacaaaaagaaaacaaaatgagacaAAAAGTGTGATTTTTTGCACACATTGTCACAGACCAAGTTAATAGACAGACTAAAtgtaatcaaacaaattaacttGAAAAAACTTAAAGTAATAGCAACTCTGGTAGCATAAAGAACATATGgcttttattcttttgttttaatgcTTCCACATGCAGGTAGCAAGATATGTCCTTGcatcacaaagaaagaaagacaaaaagttTAGCAGCTGTACCAAACATCGTCGGGGTCATCAGATTCATCACAAAGAGGAGGTTTGGTTCCAGCCTCACGACTTAAATAACAATTGTTGTTCAAAGGCTTCTGCCAGATTGCAACGTAACCTTCCTTCTTTACCAGTTTCCAGCAAAGGCTAGTAGTAAGATTCAACATCTctggaaaataaaatgtgagATTAAAAGAGTAGACATAGTGGCAGAATCAATGtagcaaagaaaaacaaaaacaattcccTATACCCACAGAGACAATATGTCATTCTAACTTCCCATATTCTTCATTTTGCTAATAAAGCTACGTACCATGATCACTaactccaaaaaaattataaagaacaaAGAATCTTGTTCACCCCGAACAGGCCTAGTCAAAAAGCAGAGTAAAAGGATGCTACCTGTCCATTGTTCTTCCAGAGCGGGTTCATGCTTATAAACAGGTTGTGCAGCCCAAGCAAAATATCCTCCAGCACGCAGCATTCTATTTATCTCAAGGAGCAAAATTCCATCtttatcacaaaaaataaaacagcaGAATAAGAATTTCCCCTACATGTAAAAGAAGCTAAGGCGTAATTCACACAGGGAGTTAAAACTACAGTAGGTGCAAATTTAATCTTTTCTTGATGTATTACATGAAGACTCAAGCACACAGAGAACCTTACCATCACGAGTCCAGTTAATTCTACATCGGGAACAATGAATAAGATCAAAAGCTTGGCTTGGATATAACAAACGCCTTGTAGCAAATGCTGCCGCCATAGCAGGCACACCACGCTCAAGAGCAAATTGAATTTGGTTCTCGTGGACATCTTTTGGTGCAACAGACATTGTCAAGACATCACGTGTCAATAGATAAGCGCCAAAACTCGCCACACCACAACCAACATCCATAGCAACCCTAATATGCTTGCCAAACGTAATATCAGAAACCATCTGCAAAGACAAAGTTCAGACCTCAACATCAGATGAAAAGATAAATAGATAAGTGACACTAAAGCAAGAGCTACTACTAGGAAAAATGAGCAACCTTAGACATCTGGTCCAAGTACTGGTCAGCCCCATGAATAAACTGTGTACCACCTCCAGGGAACTTGAACTTGTTCTTGTCACGTGAAATCCAGTTTTGACCACCTTTGTCTTCAACAAGCCGAGTATGAGGAACATTGCTAAACCATACCTATCCATAAGTAAAAATTCCAAACACTACTTAAGCTAGTTCCAAGACATGTTATCACAAAGCTTTAGTAGAGCcataaattgcaaaacaaaaggAGTTACCTCGTCACGGCTTTTAGGCCATGGAACCGGCTGACGGTAACCTTTAGGAGGCGGAACCAAGCAATTCAAGCCTTTACCTTTGGCAGGGCAGTGACGCTCGAATCTCTCACCTCGCTCAGTCGATTTAAGCTTCTTGATCGCATCAGTATTATCCAAACAAGGTATATACTCTCTCATGCTCTCACGACACATCCCAAATTTCTTAACTCTAACTCTATCCTTAGAATCGCCGTCTCTTTTCGTTTCAACGATCTCAGTCTGATTCCCCCAATCTTCAACAGCATCGGTCTCAACCTCTCCCACTTCAAAGTCGTCAGACATCACACCGTTCGCATCTACTATCCCGAAGCTCTTAACCGGAccaggcggaggaggaggagaaggaggcgGTGGAGAAGGCGGAGGTGGAGGATTAGCTTCAATCGTAACCTTCTCCGTCTCAGCCACCACCGACGACGGAGGCGGTTGTGTTGTAGCGGGGATTTGATTATCGGTATGGTTAGAAGGAATAATCTCTGATAAATTGAAGACCCTGTTACTGTTGGGAGAGACGGAGACCTCCGGGATCGAGCTGCCGGCGGAGgtggaagaggagaagaagacgagcTGTTGGTATCCATCGTCGGACCAGTGCTTGCCTAAGTAGAAGAAAGCGACGGTGACGAGAACTAAGGCGGAGATCTTGACGAGAGTAGGGGATTTGAAGAGATCGCCATTGGTGAGAAGAGGCTTCATTATAGCTTGCGCGTTAAGGATCAGCGATCTCTTCTGGATCTACACACAGTGtgttattgtgtgtgtgtgcgtgcGTGAGAGAGAGACTAAGCTTAGTAATTTAATTTGACAGTTGTGTTGGCTTTTGGATTTTTAAGGCGTTCGGTAAAGTTTCACATTACAAAAAAGAATTTGCAAAATTTTCAGACTCAGTTACTACAAAGTTCACAATTTGCAGATCTCTTAATTAATTGGGcagttttgtttcttggttaaGTTAATtgtaagggttttttttttttttgtgtgtgtgttaaagagtcattacttttatttttatatatagaaaagagtctctaaaattttttaaaaatctttgaaaacatCATTGGTTTtttaacttgatttttttttcttacagaaAACTGgcataaaaactttttttttttttaccaatattCGTAAAAAATGGAtacatttttacattttatatgaaaataatgattaacatttttctaattcattaaattttgattttagtaaTAGAAATTATACAATAGCATGTCTTGGGAAAAGAGTTAGaatctgatttttaaaaatgataaaatatatttaagtacatgataattttgtttaactGTTTGTagcaaaaaaagataaaaaaaaagacaaattataTTCAGATTAGAGAATATTTATGGCTATTATACCCACATTAAAATGTTTGTCTTAACTCTTAATCAcaattttcttctaaaaattaccaagaaaaaaaaacaaaggtgaaaaatgaaattaaaaacattaaagacgGGGCACACACTCTCATCTCCATCGCTAACAAAGTACAACAACAGTTCTTTTTAAATTCATTCATTCCCctcagaagaagagaagtccttatttaaaaaaaaaataaaaataaagacaaaaaaaaacaaaacaaacagttTCCCCCAAATccgatttcgattttttttcttttatgttcaCAGTTCTCAAACCGGAAAATTCCTCGTAAGCGGCGACGACGACGGGGCGAATCATGAGCACCGTCGGTGGTAGTGGTGGTGTAGAGCAGCAATTGATACCTGATTCCGTATCCACCTCGTTCATCGAGACGGTGAATGGTTCGCACCAGTTTACGATTAAAGGTTACTCTCTCGCCAAAGGCATGAGCCCCGGTAAATTTATTCAGAGCGATGTCTTCTCCGTCGGTGGTTACGATTGGGCGATTTACTTTTATCCCGACGGCAAGAACCCTGAGGATCAGTCCTTGTACATCTCTTTGTTCATCGCTTTAGCTAGTGATTCTAATGATATTAGGGCTTTGTTTGAGCTCACTCTCATGGATCAGAGTGGTAAAGGAAAACATAAAGTTCATAGTCACTTTGATCGTGCTCTTGAAGGTGGACCTTATACCCTCAAGTATAAAGGAAGCATGTGGTAATTTAGTTAGGATTTGCCTTAGTTAAAACTAGTTAGATTTGAAAATGCTTAGAGTTTTAAgttgtgttttgaaaattttcagggGTTACAAGCGCTTTTTCAGAAGATCAGCTTTAGAAACTTCTGATTACATAAAGGATGATTGTCTTGTCGTTCATTGTACTGTTGGTGTTGTTAGAGCCAGACTTGAAGGTCCAAAACAGTATGGCATTGTGTTACCTTTGTCGAATATGGGACAGGGGTTGAAAGACTTGTTAGATTCTGAAGTTGGTTGTGACATAGCTTTCCAAGTTGGGGATGAGACTTACAAAGCTCATAAACTGTTTCTCGCGGCACGCTCGCCAGTTTTTAGAGCTCAGTTTTTTGGACCAATTGGGAATAACAATGTGGATAGGATAGTGATTGACGACATTGAACCTTCTATCTTCAAGgtgatttttttgttgagtaTTACATTGTTAATAGTTGGAGTTGGTTGTTACATGCAACTTACATATTCTACTGACTTGGaatctttgaaatttttatagGCTATGCTTAGCTTCATCTACACCGATGTACTTCCTGATGTGCATGAAATTACTGGGTCAGCTTCTGCTAGTTCGTTCACAAACATGATACAACATCTCTTGGCAGCTGCTGATCTCTATGACCTTGCAAGGTTAAAGATATTATGTGAAGTTCTGCTTTGCGAAAAACTTGATGTTGATAATGTGGCAACTACACTTGCGCTTGCTGAACAGCACCAATTCTTCCAGCTCAAAACCTTCTGCTTAAAATTTGTTGCGTCTCCAGCCAACTTGGGAGGTACGTATTGCATTTGTTTTCAGGTTTTTTCAGTCTCCACTTTTATATGCCTATATAGACTCTCTCTGCgtatttttcatgtttataCATGTTATCTTGCATTGAATTGGGTTTACTATTAATGTGGTAAACTTTGTATAAAGATGATGTGCTGCCATGGAGATTTTTCCCATCAACTTACAACTTGAGCTATACCTTGACATtcgaaaacaaatttatttaactatatatatatatatatatatatatatatataatcatccAATAAATGTTTTAAGATTCCAGCCTTTTTTTGTATGATCCGGCTTATATAATGCATTTGGTGCTTTTTGCTTGTCAGCAATAATGATCCATTAAAATATTGGGTGTAGAATTGATGGGAGTTTTGTGAGCTAATTcgtcttttgtgtgtgtgttaccCTATAGCTTATCTTGCTAGTATACTTATTTAACTTTCTTGTTCTTATGTCGATTTGTATATAGGAGACTCGATGCATGATTAGACGGCTTGAGGTTTATCATCCTCAACTAGGTGCGATAATAgttattttggttctttttatTGTACAATCTAGTTTAAAGACAATGCCTAGCCAATGggtaaaatatgttttgtattCTGGAAGATAGAGATTATATACCCACATAGATGTCCTGGTCTTAATGTTGAATTTCACGTAAATGCTGGTATTAACATGTATAGGCAGTACAATCTTTTGCAGaacttaaaactaaatatttctttctttctctaaaatTGAAACTGGTAAATGTTAGCTCACAAAACTTCCATTAATAGTACACCCAACAtctcttcatcaataatatGTTCTTTTTCAACATGTTGGACTTTTTTGCTTGTGTGTAACAGAGTGCTATAAGTTGGATGAATCCAGGAAAACTAAAAGTAAGTGATGTTGTTTTGTGCAGCTGTAATGAAGTCTGAAGGGTTCAAGCACTTGAAACAGAGCTGTCCCACATTGTTATCTGAGTTGCTGAACGCTGTTGCAGCAGCAGATAAGAGCTCGACGAGTGGACAATTGAACAAGAAAAGAAGTGCGAGCAGTGTATTAGGGTGTGACACTACAAATATGAGGCAAGTGAGAAGGAGGACATAGGATCCAATCCAAATGCTAGTAGTAAGCTTTCCTCGCACCCTGATATTGACCATTTCAAATGAACTCTGGTGCTACTTTACTGATCTGGAAGCAAAGCATAAACCAAGTTTGTTTTGCTAAACCTTTTTATTGTAATGAATAATTGTTCGTAGTAGTATGTCAACAGTAGTGTAAAGCTTTAGGCAATAGACATCTGATTACGTTTCAGTAAGTACCTTGTCTTTTGTCTTTGAATCCTCTTCAGTTTTAGTGCTATTTGCGTGTTTGTAGAAAaagcttattatatatataattgaatcgTAAAACCGTTTTCCCATAATGAAGTCGTAATTTTGTAGAGACATGAAATTTGACTAGACCAAACTGTGTGTCAAACATTTATATCTATGGACAAAAGAAAGTTCAATCTCCCACCAAAGAACTGTAAGAATCGACTCAAATCAAATCCCTAAAGATATTCTAAATTGCTACGATTCTCTCTTAAGAAAATTTTGTGAAACAATTAGAGACCCAAAGATGTGTTGTGAAGTTGCGaggatttgttttcttttataaaggCTCTGAACCTACAACTAGCTGAATCACTTAGAAACCAGCTCGATCCTTtattggttttggttgtcaccTTATGTGTCGTCTCAGATCAAAAAGAAACATGTCATCTGCTCATTTAATTCTTTCATCGATGTTTAAAAACTAAAGAGTGGATAGGTAGATAAACAACAACCAAACGAACCGAAACACTTAAACCAAATTCAATTACAATATTTGATAAACCAAAACCGATACTAATTTTCACGTAACCGAGGAAAACCATATCgcaaattctgatttttttttttgttttttttttgaagtggTACACAATCTATATGCATGAATAGAGAAAATTGAATTTAAGTCGCTATACATATTGAAATTATGTTTGACTATAATGTATGTTACATTAGTAATCATTTAGAAATAATGTGATGATTATGGTACAAGCACGGcttaaagatgaagaagaagaatctatgGGCAAAAACGTCGGTGACGGTGAGTCAAACAAAGCTGAAATCAAGGGGCTGCCTAAATTGCGACTACGACGATGATGTTGCTTCGGTATCTTTCCATAATTTCTCTTTTCGTGACCCTTTTCACTTCTTTACttcaaattaaccaaaaattttatattgtataaatGAAAGTATTGTTACTATGTGTGCAATTGTGCATATGGGGTCTCCGCGGGTCTCTGCGTTAGCGGCGCGTTTGATGGTGGCGTGTATATGTCGAAATAGAATATGCTTTCAAACGTTACATCTGCGGTCctttattcctttttttgtctttttttttccctttcctaaat
The sequence above is drawn from the Camelina sativa cultivar DH55 chromosome 4, Cs, whole genome shotgun sequence genome and encodes:
- the LOC104782432 gene encoding probable methyltransferase PMT11, with product MKPLLTNGDLFKSPTLVKISALVLVTVAFFYLGKHWSDDGYQQLVFFSSSTSAGSSIPEVSVSPNSNRVFNLSEIIPSNHTDNQIPATTQPPPSSVVAETEKVTIEANPPPPPSPPPPSPPPPPGPVKSFGIVDANGVMSDDFEVGEVETDAVEDWGNQTEIVETKRDGDSKDRVRVKKFGMCRESMREYIPCLDNTDAIKKLKSTERGERFERHCPAKGKGLNCLVPPPKGYRQPVPWPKSRDEVWFSNVPHTRLVEDKGGQNWISRDKNKFKFPGGGTQFIHGADQYLDQMSKMVSDITFGKHIRVAMDVGCGVASFGAYLLTRDVLTMSVAPKDVHENQIQFALERGVPAMAAAFATRRLLYPSQAFDLIHCSRCRINWTRDDGILLLEINRMLRAGGYFAWAAQPVYKHEPALEEQWTEMLNLTTSLCWKLVKKEGYVAIWQKPLNNNCYLSREAGTKPPLCDESDDPDDVWYTNLKPCISRIPENGYGGNVPLWPARLHTPPDRLQTIKFDSYIARKELFKAESKFWNEIVGGFVRALKWKKMKLRNVLDMRAGFGGFAAALNDHKLDCWVLSVVPVSGPNTLPVIYDRGLLGVMHDWCEPFDTYPRTYDFLHASGLFSIERKRCDMSTILLEMDRILRPGGRAYIRDSIDVMDEIQEITKAMGWHSSLRDTSEGPHASYRILTCEKRLLRA
- the LOC104782434 gene encoding BTB/POZ and MATH domain-containing protein 3-like isoform X1, coding for MSTVGGSGGVEQQLIPDSVSTSFIETVNGSHQFTIKGYSLAKGMSPGKFIQSDVFSVGGYDWAIYFYPDGKNPEDQSLYISLFIALASDSNDIRALFELTLMDQSGKGKHKVHSHFDRALEGGPYTLKYKGSMWGYKRFFRRSALETSDYIKDDCLVVHCTVGVVRARLEGPKQYGIVLPLSNMGQGLKDLLDSEVGCDIAFQVGDETYKAHKLFLAARSPVFRAQFFGPIGNNNVDRIVIDDIEPSIFKAMLSFIYTDVLPDVHEITGSASASSFTNMIQHLLAAADLYDLARLKILCEVLLCEKLDVDNVATTLALAEQHQFFQLKTFCLKFVASPANLGAVMKSEGFKHLKQSCPTLLSELLNAVAAADKSSTSGQLNKKRSASSVLGCDTTNMRQVRRRT
- the LOC104782434 gene encoding BTB/POZ and MATH domain-containing protein 3-like isoform X2, with translation MSTVGGSGGVEQQLIPDSVSTSFIETVNGSHQFTIKGYSLAKGMSPGKFIQSDVFSVGGYDWAIYFYPDGKNPEDQSLYISLFIALASDSNDIRALFELTLMDQSGKGKHKVHSHFDRALEGGPYTLKYKGSMWGYKRFFRRSALETSDYIKDDCLVVHCTVGVVRARLEGPKQYGIVLPLSNMGQGLKDLLDSEVGCDIAFQVGDETYKAHKLFLAARSPVFRAQFFGPIGNNNVDRIVIDDIEPSIFKAMLSFIYTDVLPDVHEITGSASASSFTNMIQHLLAAADLYDLARLKILCEVLLCEKLDVDNVATTLALAEQHQFFQLKTFCLKFVASPANLGGDSMHD